A region from the Leguminivora glycinivorella isolate SPB_JAAS2020 chromosome 3, LegGlyc_1.1, whole genome shotgun sequence genome encodes:
- the LOC125224757 gene encoding major facilitator superfamily domain-containing protein 9-like isoform X2, with protein sequence MFAVALIIPLMTTHVRTLGAGHIYVGVLGAIYPACQLVSGPLIGSLSDLRGRRMVLIVTLLFCAICQTFLGFIDSLCFLLILRGILGLFKQTEVLTKALVPDYETSEKNQSQIFGKIAAMSGMGMIVGPFVGGHLAEGFPEYVLPLVALIVGGCFSVSAGLVFFLPRIKHENKQEQRKTSLKKKHSITVMKIVLTACKESLVELFKIDWSNYGTIFFFVGLFEFAILLHFSNYVYYLRTTYGLTPKSIGYIISLKGLIRAMSSYLIGFINSHYPKDNDYRTRTAHVFLITSVSMLGFIVSFNIYVYVIFMIPLVICEAVAKLVFLEIILKKEAGGHRSTLIGATNSVRSISRVIAPIISGVIGEYLGVPFVIYIAFFISLFGSGISYKHSNHVKDD encoded by the exons ATGTTTGCTGTAGCCTTAATTATTCCACTGATGACTACTCATGTGCGAACTCTTGGCGCTGGCCACATATATGTGGGAGTTTTGGGCGCAATATACCCTGCATGCCAGTTGGTGTCGGGGCCTCTGATA GGCAGTTTAAGTGATCTTAGAGGGCGCAGGATGGTCCTTATTGTGACTTTATTATTTTGTGCTATATGCCAAACATTTCTGGGTTTTATTGATTCTCTTTGTTTTCTACTCATATTACGGGGAATTTTAG gCTTGTTTAAACAGACTGAAGTATTAACGAAAGCTCTTGTCCCTGACTATGAGACAAGTGAAAAGAATCAATCACAGATATTTGGGAAAATAGCTGCCATGTCTGGAATGGGTATGATTGTAGGCCCATTTGTTGGAGGGCACCTAGCAGAAGGCTTCCCAGAATACGTATTACCCTTGGTTGCTTTAATAGTTGGGGGGTGTTTTTCAGTCAGCGCAG GTCTTGTGTTTTTCTTACCAAGaataaaacatgaaaacaaGCAAGAACAGAGAAAAACCTCACTGAAGAAGAAGCATTCAATAACAGTAATGAAAATAGTACTTACTGCATGCAAAGAATCATTGGTTGAACTGTTTAAAATAGACTGGTCTAATTATGGCACAATATTCTTCTTTGTGGGCTTGTTTGAGTTTGCTATTTTGTTACATTTCTCtaactatgtatattatttaAGAACAACATACGGGCTTACACCTAAGTCTATTGGTTATATTATATCTTTGAAAGGCCTAATACGAGCAATGTCTAGTTATTTAATAGGATTTATTAATAGCCATTATCCAAAAGATAATGATTATCGTACTAGAACCGCTCATGTGTTTTTGATTACAAGTGTGTCAATGTTAGGATTCATAGTctcatttaatatttatgtcTATGTTATATTCATGATACCTTTAGTAATATGTGAAGCTGTTGCAAAGTTGGTGTTTTTAgaaataatattgaaaaagGAAGCTGGTGGTCATCGATCTACCTTGATTGGCGCCACAAACAGCGTGCGTTCTATATCTAGAGTAATTGCTCCCATTATATCAGGCGTAATTGGAGAGTATTTAGGTGTAccatttgtaatttatattgCATTTTTCATCAGTTTATTTGGTTCTGGTATAAGTTACAAGCATTCAAATCATGTAAAAGATGATTGA
- the LOC125224757 gene encoding major facilitator superfamily domain-containing protein 9-like isoform X1, with protein MTLSILLLEVVSFLDMFAVALIIPLMTTHVRTLGAGHIYVGVLGAIYPACQLVSGPLIGSLSDLRGRRMVLIVTLLFCAICQTFLGFIDSLCFLLILRGILGLFKQTEVLTKALVPDYETSEKNQSQIFGKIAAMSGMGMIVGPFVGGHLAEGFPEYVLPLVALIVGGCFSVSAGLVFFLPRIKHENKQEQRKTSLKKKHSITVMKIVLTACKESLVELFKIDWSNYGTIFFFVGLFEFAILLHFSNYVYYLRTTYGLTPKSIGYIISLKGLIRAMSSYLIGFINSHYPKDNDYRTRTAHVFLITSVSMLGFIVSFNIYVYVIFMIPLVICEAVAKLVFLEIILKKEAGGHRSTLIGATNSVRSISRVIAPIISGVIGEYLGVPFVIYIAFFISLFGSGISYKHSNHVKDD; from the exons ATGACGCTTAGCATACTACTCCTTGAGGTCGTATCTTTTTTA GATATGTTTGCTGTAGCCTTAATTATTCCACTGATGACTACTCATGTGCGAACTCTTGGCGCTGGCCACATATATGTGGGAGTTTTGGGCGCAATATACCCTGCATGCCAGTTGGTGTCGGGGCCTCTGATA GGCAGTTTAAGTGATCTTAGAGGGCGCAGGATGGTCCTTATTGTGACTTTATTATTTTGTGCTATATGCCAAACATTTCTGGGTTTTATTGATTCTCTTTGTTTTCTACTCATATTACGGGGAATTTTAG gCTTGTTTAAACAGACTGAAGTATTAACGAAAGCTCTTGTCCCTGACTATGAGACAAGTGAAAAGAATCAATCACAGATATTTGGGAAAATAGCTGCCATGTCTGGAATGGGTATGATTGTAGGCCCATTTGTTGGAGGGCACCTAGCAGAAGGCTTCCCAGAATACGTATTACCCTTGGTTGCTTTAATAGTTGGGGGGTGTTTTTCAGTCAGCGCAG GTCTTGTGTTTTTCTTACCAAGaataaaacatgaaaacaaGCAAGAACAGAGAAAAACCTCACTGAAGAAGAAGCATTCAATAACAGTAATGAAAATAGTACTTACTGCATGCAAAGAATCATTGGTTGAACTGTTTAAAATAGACTGGTCTAATTATGGCACAATATTCTTCTTTGTGGGCTTGTTTGAGTTTGCTATTTTGTTACATTTCTCtaactatgtatattatttaAGAACAACATACGGGCTTACACCTAAGTCTATTGGTTATATTATATCTTTGAAAGGCCTAATACGAGCAATGTCTAGTTATTTAATAGGATTTATTAATAGCCATTATCCAAAAGATAATGATTATCGTACTAGAACCGCTCATGTGTTTTTGATTACAAGTGTGTCAATGTTAGGATTCATAGTctcatttaatatttatgtcTATGTTATATTCATGATACCTTTAGTAATATGTGAAGCTGTTGCAAAGTTGGTGTTTTTAgaaataatattgaaaaagGAAGCTGGTGGTCATCGATCTACCTTGATTGGCGCCACAAACAGCGTGCGTTCTATATCTAGAGTAATTGCTCCCATTATATCAGGCGTAATTGGAGAGTATTTAGGTGTAccatttgtaatttatattgCATTTTTCATCAGTTTATTTGGTTCTGGTATAAGTTACAAGCATTCAAATCATGTAAAAGATGATTGA